From the Mesorhizobium sp. WSM2240 genome, the window GCCTTCAGCGCGGCATCGACTGCGAGGATATCCTTGCGCTGAAGCTCCTGCCGCGCTTCGGTAACGAGGCGTCGGGTGGCGCCCAGCGGAAGATCCACCTCCTTGTAGACAAGGGTCTCGCCGGCCGCCAAGAATTCGGCCATAGCGCCGTTCTTATCGTTCTTTTCGAGATTTGCCTTGGCCCGATCGATGTGCTGTCGCGCCTCCTCGACCGCCACGTCGCTGACCAGCCGCTCTAGACTGCTGTAGATCGGCACAAGATCGGGCATGACCTCCTCGGTGCTCTCATATTCCAGGTGCCTCCTCGCAACCCGGATTTGATCCTTCACAGCTACTGAGGGAAGCGAAGATTGGACCAGGTCCAGCAGGCCAAGAGCCTTGCCGAGCTCCTGGTCGGCCGCGGCGAAGTTCCTGTCTTCGACGTGTCGCCTTGCCGAGGTGATATGGCGCAAGGCTTGCGCGGCCGCTAACGAAACGGCGGCTTGACCCCCCGGTTGGTTGGGCGAATCCGCAACCGCGGCCGTATTTTCTCGAAAGGGCGCTGCCGCTGCCGGACCGACCAATGCCGTCGTGCCCATTAGGACAGCCAGAGCGAAAACGGATGAAGAGGCTGCGGCTGACTTCAGCGTATTACGTTGCATTGTACTTCTCCTCGATTGCGGCTGATGACGGATCCCATGCGGACCCGAATGCAGAAGGAGCAAGCCACACGCCAAAGGAAAAACCGTGATCTCTCAAAGGCATAGTCGAACCGCGATCGAAGATCGGCGTACCGTTGGTTCAAATCCACCGTGCTCCAAGTGCAAATCCACCGGACGCAAGTCGAGGCGTACCCGAAACGCTTTCGTCTCAACCCTTTGCATCATGGCATCGGACTTGCTCCAGGACATCCGACACGCAGGTTGCCGGACGGTGAACTCGACTGGCTGGCCAACTGAAACGCAGGACGCCTTCAAGCAGACGCCGAGCCAAGAGAAGCAACATGGACAAGAAGCATCAGATCAATTTCTGGTACCTCGCAATCGCCCTCAGCCTGCTGTTCCTGTTTCAGGGCTGGTATGCGAGCTGGAAGACTGTCGAACCGATGCCCTATTCGGAATTCCAGCAGTATCTGAGCGACGGTAAGATCGCCGATGTCGAGGTGAGTGACCAGCAACTCGCCGGCCAACTCAAGCAGCCGCTGCAGGACGGTCGCCAGTACTTCACCACCAATCGGGTCGATCCGGCGATCGCCAACGAACTCACGAAACATGGTGTGAAGTTCGCTGGCACGGTGCAAAACTCGTTCTTGGGCGACCTTCTCTCATGGGGCCTTCCCGTAGTCTTCTTCTTTGCACTTTGGGCTTTCTACGTCCGCCGCTTTGCCGAGAAGCAGGGGATCGGTGGATTGATGACGGTCGGCAAATCCAAAGCCAAGGTCTATGTGGAGCGCGACACGAAGGTCAGCTTCGCCGATGTCGCCGGCGTCGAGGAGGCGAAGGACGAACTCAAGGAGATCGTCGCCTTCCTGCGTGATCCCGCCACTTATGGCCGGCTCGGCGCGCATGTCCCGAAAGGCATTCTCCTGGTAGGTCCACCCGGCACCGGCAAGACGCTGCTCGCACGCGCGGTGGCCGGCGAGGCGGGCGTGCCGTTCTTCTCGATTTCGGGTTCGGAGTTTGTCGAGATGTTCGTCGGCGTCGGGGCGGCGCGCGTGCGCGATCTGTTCGAACAAGCACGCAAGGCCAAGCCGTGCATTATTTTCATCGACGAGCTTGACGCCCTCGGTCGCGCCCGCGCACCGGGGGGCATGTCCGGAGGCTTTGACGAGAAAGAGCAGACCCTCAACCAGCTCCTGACCGAACTCGACGGCTTCGACCCCTCGGAGGGTATCGTCCTCCTGGGCGCGACCAACCGCCCCGAGGTGCTCGATCCAGCGCTCCTGCGCGCCGGCCGCTTCGACCGCCA encodes:
- the ftsH gene encoding ATP-dependent zinc metalloprotease FtsH; its protein translation is MDKKHQINFWYLAIALSLLFLFQGWYASWKTVEPMPYSEFQQYLSDGKIADVEVSDQQLAGQLKQPLQDGRQYFTTNRVDPAIANELTKHGVKFAGTVQNSFLGDLLSWGLPVVFFFALWAFYVRRFAEKQGIGGLMTVGKSKAKVYVERDTKVSFADVAGVEEAKDELKEIVAFLRDPATYGRLGAHVPKGILLVGPPGTGKTLLARAVAGEAGVPFFSISGSEFVEMFVGVGAARVRDLFEQARKAKPCIIFIDELDALGRARAPGGMSGGFDEKEQTLNQLLTELDGFDPSEGIVLLGATNRPEVLDPALLRAGRFDRHVLVDRPDRPGRRAILEVHIQKIRSLAKDTKLDQIAALTPGFTGADLANLVNEAALLATRRGAAEVSISDFTSAIERIVAGLEKKSRLLNQHERRMVAFHEMGHALVAATLPGMDPVHKVSIIPRGVGALGYTIQRPTEDRFLQTTRHLQDRMAVLMGGRAAEHLVFGEISTGAADDLGKVTDIARRMVTRFGMADHIGQVVYEEDRPAFLGQGLEVAKRKDYSEATAREIDLAVRQLVDRAFEQAEAILVERRSDLDRGAALLLEQETITAADFPPIAGRTPPAEVAQDPKAAAA